One part of the Arabidopsis thaliana chromosome 4, partial sequence genome encodes these proteins:
- the CTC1 gene encoding conserved telomere maintenance component 1: MENTTILTVKDLVNEGIAVTGASSLFSSAASHSSSESTSTNPKSHPGAVDSDFSRKFLTPLNYPTVIFGTVALPSETLKCPNRYCFRFTDGDLTICCDILGFEFRAIGSKICVLSWNFLPMNHSGGFLEIINWKFVDSGSLLSRCSGISSFPLIPSLYSSQNGDRKSRYSVCGVLESISPVSVVPCMDGVSSDSVNLPGFLVHVMACECKVYSRDAIDCGHAFERSVFVYFCGLEAASWHPVVMKLVGRNVALSGLKRKLVYVRGDSLLVFVTTENSVLHPPWLSKKGTVSKTVVDRRGNCGSYRGYVRGLYLKGKLVEMDEDVWLLLTDQILNRSHSIRTGSLIFIRNVHFVNTKFPWGEVLILGACFKTSITVEFFSPFETSCLVDSCRQTSLSLYVESLSFPARLWTLLVRISFEKFNRMPSDKEILRSCQKDELTKMYAESRIPPSMFQPRGGIFTEFCMHESCGCNSEARDCNLKLVMPISSFVHHVKVMLNELLSQIKKDFSASDCLSHSSSTWKRYNNTNPKTLRSEDTGVILLGRLKISSSGRLQLHDRTSSIDVLTPDLLSDRNASRICEVPDYYLIIEGIPESMLHMPFLKNPFRCSSVLNPTPLAIKNTLTVPFSLSLGTASCKHLLKHHPFDWRHDFNEFKEGFFHLFRVTHKFPILKNGHPGMPDCTSVFIEALVLPWDLICTVTEEEAAAPNFEEHDTSQEIRPHKRCKTNNGLQSQSFLSVPHEISCQMTIRCASSHCLVATATLSNLTENKSGKMHSAMRVLLEFIPECSNYYGLQIGGCYLMKHGSDDSFCVGRSGISNNDKINFRPETRLWSLEFSFDEVLTHDGSMDVHPLVSSQPSFAVEQQNVSSRQPCSDVSLLLPYDAKGLFSVFLNDLEGLNKPLAAGKDNNNISCCTQSETIMHAEPSRLLPSNSLFPEGNLATFRGDVVAVDAVTSSVVDVSSSYCINVLVNHQMVKIFGPLRRHSYLTGFGFGTNATFYRILGTGEQNSFVLTSASFIKINSRKALDSPPLEKPTHGAALCLPKITPQEFVPCILAGPACNSFSGNEDNQQIKFACKVLSVYLLVLQTRSDDPSENECRNNIDIPLAGFVVDDGSSTYLCWTSGERAFTILRLHEELPEETIDVVQWTRRYSNWGTTAYHLDQIVRVHKRIVMKCNGSQIDVLFQDITIAVTSDQLLTKSEDKFLKWLILNAISGPIWEVAASSMDMKMIEHLEREQCVEMETSRYNLQSVWGNEVCQVDPLVRAWSLLQGLLNS, translated from the exons ATGGAGAACACCACAATTCTCACGGTTAAGGACCTTGTCAACGAAGGAATAGCCGTCACCGGTGCATCGTCGCTATTCTCTTCCGCTGCTTCTCACTCGTCTTCCGAATCAACCAGTACGAACCCTAAATCACATCCCGGTGCCGTCGATTCAGACTTTAGCCGTAAGTTTCTCACACCGTTGAACTACCCAACGGTTATCTTCGGGACGGTAGCTCTTCcttccgaaaccctaaaatgTCCGAATCGCTACTGCTTTCGATTCACAGACGGTGATTTGACAATCTGCTGTGATATCCTTGGATTCGAATTCCGCGCGATTGGGAGTAAGATTTGTGTTCTATCTTGGAATTTTCTTCCTATGAATCATTCTGGTGGATTTTTGGAGATAATCAACTGGAAATTTGTGGATAGTGGTAGTTTGCTATCTCGGTGTTCTGGAATTAGTTCGTTTCCATTGATTCCTTCTTTGTATTCATCGCAAAACGGTGACCGGAAGTCACGGTACAGCGTTTGTGGTGTGTTAGAGTCTATCAGCCCTGTGTCTGTTGTTCCTTGTATGGATGGGGTTTCAAGTGATTCTGTAAATCTTCCTGGGTTCTTAGTACATGTCATGGCTTGTGAGTGTAAAGTGTATAGCCGGGATGCGATTGATTGCGGTCACGCTTTTGAGAGGTCTGTATTTGTTTACTTCTGTGGTTTAGAGGCTGCGAGTTGGCATCCTGTGGTGATGAAGTTAGTTGGAAGAAATGTTGCTCTTTCCGGGTTGAAAAGGAAGTTGGTTTATGTAAGAGGTGATTCTCTGTTGGTGTTTGTGACTACTGAGAATTCTGTTCTTCATCCACCTTGGTTATCTAAGAAAGGGACAGTTTCGAAAACTGTTGTTGATAGGAGAGGTAACTGTGGTTCCTACCGTGGATATGTTAGAGGTTTGTATTTGAAAGGAAAGCTTGttgagatggatgaagatgTCTGGCTTTTATTGACGGATCAGATACTCAATAGATCACACAGTATCCGTACTGGTTCCCTT ATTTTTATCAGAAATGTTCATTTTGTGAATACCAAATTTCCTTGGGGAGAAGTGCTTATACTTGGGGCATGCTTTAAGACTAGCATCAcagttgagtttttttcacCTTTTGAAACGAG TTGTCTTGTAGATTCATGTCGGCAGACTTCTTTGAGTCTATACGTTGAGTCTTTGTCATTTCCTGCAAGATTATG GACATTACTAGTTCGTATCAGCTTCGAGAAATTTAATAGAATGCCATCAGACAAAGAAATATTAAGATCCTGTCAG AAGGATGAACTGACAAAGATGTATGCAGAGTCACGAATACCGCCATCCATGTTTCAACCTAGG GGTGGGATCTTTACTGAATTCTGCATGCATGAGTCATGCGGATGCAATAGTGAAGCTCGTGATTGCAACCTAAAACTG GTAATGCCCATCTCAAGTTTTGTCCACCACGTCAAGGTTATGCTGAATGAATTGCTTTCTCAGATTAAGAAAGACTTTAGTGCTAGTGATTGCTTAAGTCATTCATCGTCAACATGGAAAAGATACAATAATACAAACCCGAAGACTCTTAGAAGTGAGGATACTGGTGTCATCTTGCTTGGAAGATTGAAG ATCTCATCTTCTGGAAGACTACAATTGCATGACAGAACTAGCAGTATTGATGTTCTGACTCCAGACCTTCTAAGTGATAGAAATGCGAGCAGGATATGTGAg GTTCCTGATTACTATCTTATTATAGAAGGAATACCTGAATCGATGCTTCACATGCCATTTCTTAAAAATCCCTTTCGCTGTAGTAGTGTGCTTAATCCCACTCCATTGGCCATAAAAAACACCTTGACAGTGCCTTTTTCTTTATCGCTTGGTACTGCAAGTTGCAAACATCTTCTCAAGCACCATCCTTTTGACTGGAGGCATGATTTCAATGAGTTCAAAGAGGGATTTTTTCATCTATTTAGGGTGACCCACAAATTtccaatattaaaaaat GGTCACCCAGGAATGCCTGACTGTACTAGTGTATTCATCGAGGCTTTAGTCCTTCCGTGGGATCTCATTTGCACTGTGACCGAAGAAGAGGCAGCTGCTCCCAATTTTGAAGAACATGATACTTCCCAAGAAATACGTCCACATAAGAGATGTAAAACTAATAATGGGCTACAGAGTCAAAGCTTTCTATCTGTGCCACATGAAATTTCTTGCCAGATGACCATCAGATGTGCTAGTAGTCACTGCTTGGTTGCAACAGCAACTCTTTCTAATTTGACGGAGAACAAAAGTGGTAAAATGCATAGTGCTATGCGTGTGCTGTTAGAATTCATACCTGAATGCAGTAACTATTAT GGGTTACAGATTGGCGGTTGCTATTTGATGAAGCATGGCTCTGATGATTCCTTTTGTGTTGGACGGTCTGGCATATCTAACAAtgataaaatcaattttagaCCAGAAACACGTTTATGGAGTCTGGAATTTTCTTTCGACGAAGTTCTCACCCATGATGGATCTATGGATGTACATCCTCTGGTGTCTTCTCAACCATCTTTTGCGGTGGAACAGCAAAATGTTTCTAGTCGACAACCTTGTTCAGATGTTTCGCTTCTTCTCCCTTATGATGCAAAAGGACTCTTTTCAGTATTTCTCAACGACTTGGAAGGGCTTAATAAGCCATTGGCAGCTGGGAAggacaataataatatatcatgCTGTACTCAGTCGGAGACAATAATGCATGCAGAGCCGTCTCGACTACTTCCTTCCAACAGCTTGTTTCCTGAAGGAAATCTTGCTACTTTCAGAGGTGACGTAGTAGCAGTTGACGCTGTTACCTCTTCTGTCGTTGATGTTTCAAGCAGCTATTGCATTAATGTTCTAGTCAATCATCAAATG GTGAAGATATTTGGTCCACTTAGAAGGCATTCATATCTCACTGGATTTGGCTTTGGGACGAATGCAACATTCTACCGGATTCTTGGAACGGG AGAGCAAAACAGCTTTGTGTTGACATCAGCATCGTTTATCAAAATAAACTCTCGAAAGGCATTGGATAGTCCGCCGTTAGAGAAACCGACTCACGGAGCTGCTTTGTGTCTGCCCAAAATTACACCTCAGGAATTCGTACCTTGCATTCTTGCTGGTCCTGCTTGTAATTCGTTCTCAGGAAACGAGGATAATCAGCAAATAAAGTTTGCCTGCAAG GTTCTTTCAGTTTATCTTCTGGTTCTCCAAACTAGATCTGATGATCCCTCAGAAAACGAATGTAGGAACAATATTGATATACCACTTGCAGGATTTGTGGTAG ATGACGGATCATCAACTTATCTTTGCTGGACGAGTGGGGAAAGAGCGTTTACAATTCTTAGGCTGCACGAAGAGTTACCTGAAGAAACCATTGATGTGGTACAGTGGACTAGAAGATACAGCAACTGGGGCACCACAGCTTACCATCTTGACCAAATTGTTCGGGTTCACAAGAGAATAGTGATGAAGTGCAATGGATCACAGATTGACGTACTCTTTCAAGACATCACCATTGCTGTTACTTCAGATCAACTTCTCACCAAATCAGAGGATAAGTTCCTCAAGTGGTTGATCCTAAATGCCATTAGCGGCCCCATATGG GAAGTTGCCGCGAGCTCAATGGACATGAAAATGATTGAGCATTTGGAGAGGGAACAGTGTGTGGAGATGGAGACATCAAGATATAATCTGCAGAGTGTTTGGGGTAATGAAGTATGCCAAGTGGATCCGTTGGTCCGAGCTTGGAGCTTACTCCAAGGTTTGCTAAATAGCTGA
- the CTC1 gene encoding conserved telomere maintenance component 1 (conserved telomere maintenance component 1 (CTC1); Has 50 Blast hits to 32 proteins in 13 species: Archae - 0; Bacteria - 3; Metazoa - 1; Fungi - 0; Plants - 46; Viruses - 0; Other Eukaryotes - 0 (source: NCBI BLink).), with protein sequence MENTTILTVKDLVNEGIAVTGASSLFSSAASHSSSESTSTNPKSHPGAVDSDFSRKFLTPLNYPTVIFGTVALPSETLKCPNRYCFRFTDGDLTICCDILGFEFRAIGSKICVLSWNFLPMNHSGGFLEIINWKFVDSGSLLSRCSGISSFPLIPSLYSSQNGDRKSRYSVCGVLESISPVSVVPCMDGVSSDSVNLPGFLVHVMACECKVYSRDAIDCGHAFERSVFVYFCGLEAASWHPVVMKLVGRNVALSGLKRKLVYVRGDSLLVFVTTENSVLHPPWLSKKGTVSKTVVDRRGNCGSYRGYVRGLYLKGKLVEMDEDVWLLLTDQILNRSHSIRTGSLIFIRNVHFVNTKFPWGEVLILGACFKTSITVEFFSPFETSCLVDSCRQTSLSLYVESLSFPARLWTLLVRISFEKFNRMPSDKEILRSCQKDELTKMYAESRIPPSMFQPRGGIFTEFCMHESCGCNSEARDCNLKLVMPISSFVHHVKVMLNELLSQIKKDFSASDCLSHSSSTWKRYNNTNPKTLRSEDTGVILLGRLKISSSGRLQLHDRTSSIDVLTPDLLSDRNASRICEVPDYYLIIEGIPESMLHMPFLKNPFRCSSVLNPTPLAIKNTLTVPFSLSLGTASCKHLLKHHPFDWRHDFNEFKEGFFHLFRVTHKFPILKNGHPGMPDCTSVFIEALVLPWDLICTVTEEEAAAPNFEEHDTSQEIRPHKRCKTNNGLQSQSFLSVPHEISCQMTIRCASSHCLVATATLSNLTENKSGKMHSAMRVLLEFIPECSNYYGLQIGGCYLMKHGSDDSFCVGRSGISNNDKINFRPETRLWSLEFSFDEVLTHDGSMDVHPLVSSQPSFAVEQQNVSSRQPCSDVSLLLPYDAKGLFSVFLNDLEGLNKPLAAGKDNNNISCCTQSETIMHAEPSRLLPSNSLFPEGNLATFRGDVVAVDAVTSSVVDVSSSYCINVLVNHQMVKIFGPLRRHSYLTGFGFGTNATFYRILGTGEQNSFVLTSASFIKINSRKALDSPPLEKPTHGAALCLPKITPQEFVPCILAGPACNSFSGNEDNQQIKFACKQQVLSVYLLVLQTRSDDPSENECRNNIDIPLAGFVVDDGSSTYLCWTSGERAFTILRLHEELPEETIDVVQWTRRYSNWGTTAYHLDQIVRVHKRIVMKCNGSQIDVLFQDITIAVTSDQLLTKSEDKFLKWLILNAISGPIWEVAASSMDMKMIEHLEREQCVEMETSRYNLQSVWGNEVCQVDPLVRAWSLLQGLLNS encoded by the exons ATGGAGAACACCACAATTCTCACGGTTAAGGACCTTGTCAACGAAGGAATAGCCGTCACCGGTGCATCGTCGCTATTCTCTTCCGCTGCTTCTCACTCGTCTTCCGAATCAACCAGTACGAACCCTAAATCACATCCCGGTGCCGTCGATTCAGACTTTAGCCGTAAGTTTCTCACACCGTTGAACTACCCAACGGTTATCTTCGGGACGGTAGCTCTTCcttccgaaaccctaaaatgTCCGAATCGCTACTGCTTTCGATTCACAGACGGTGATTTGACAATCTGCTGTGATATCCTTGGATTCGAATTCCGCGCGATTGGGAGTAAGATTTGTGTTCTATCTTGGAATTTTCTTCCTATGAATCATTCTGGTGGATTTTTGGAGATAATCAACTGGAAATTTGTGGATAGTGGTAGTTTGCTATCTCGGTGTTCTGGAATTAGTTCGTTTCCATTGATTCCTTCTTTGTATTCATCGCAAAACGGTGACCGGAAGTCACGGTACAGCGTTTGTGGTGTGTTAGAGTCTATCAGCCCTGTGTCTGTTGTTCCTTGTATGGATGGGGTTTCAAGTGATTCTGTAAATCTTCCTGGGTTCTTAGTACATGTCATGGCTTGTGAGTGTAAAGTGTATAGCCGGGATGCGATTGATTGCGGTCACGCTTTTGAGAGGTCTGTATTTGTTTACTTCTGTGGTTTAGAGGCTGCGAGTTGGCATCCTGTGGTGATGAAGTTAGTTGGAAGAAATGTTGCTCTTTCCGGGTTGAAAAGGAAGTTGGTTTATGTAAGAGGTGATTCTCTGTTGGTGTTTGTGACTACTGAGAATTCTGTTCTTCATCCACCTTGGTTATCTAAGAAAGGGACAGTTTCGAAAACTGTTGTTGATAGGAGAGGTAACTGTGGTTCCTACCGTGGATATGTTAGAGGTTTGTATTTGAAAGGAAAGCTTGttgagatggatgaagatgTCTGGCTTTTATTGACGGATCAGATACTCAATAGATCACACAGTATCCGTACTGGTTCCCTT ATTTTTATCAGAAATGTTCATTTTGTGAATACCAAATTTCCTTGGGGAGAAGTGCTTATACTTGGGGCATGCTTTAAGACTAGCATCAcagttgagtttttttcacCTTTTGAAACGAG TTGTCTTGTAGATTCATGTCGGCAGACTTCTTTGAGTCTATACGTTGAGTCTTTGTCATTTCCTGCAAGATTATG GACATTACTAGTTCGTATCAGCTTCGAGAAATTTAATAGAATGCCATCAGACAAAGAAATATTAAGATCCTGTCAG AAGGATGAACTGACAAAGATGTATGCAGAGTCACGAATACCGCCATCCATGTTTCAACCTAGG GGTGGGATCTTTACTGAATTCTGCATGCATGAGTCATGCGGATGCAATAGTGAAGCTCGTGATTGCAACCTAAAACTG GTAATGCCCATCTCAAGTTTTGTCCACCACGTCAAGGTTATGCTGAATGAATTGCTTTCTCAGATTAAGAAAGACTTTAGTGCTAGTGATTGCTTAAGTCATTCATCGTCAACATGGAAAAGATACAATAATACAAACCCGAAGACTCTTAGAAGTGAGGATACTGGTGTCATCTTGCTTGGAAGATTGAAG ATCTCATCTTCTGGAAGACTACAATTGCATGACAGAACTAGCAGTATTGATGTTCTGACTCCAGACCTTCTAAGTGATAGAAATGCGAGCAGGATATGTGAg GTTCCTGATTACTATCTTATTATAGAAGGAATACCTGAATCGATGCTTCACATGCCATTTCTTAAAAATCCCTTTCGCTGTAGTAGTGTGCTTAATCCCACTCCATTGGCCATAAAAAACACCTTGACAGTGCCTTTTTCTTTATCGCTTGGTACTGCAAGTTGCAAACATCTTCTCAAGCACCATCCTTTTGACTGGAGGCATGATTTCAATGAGTTCAAAGAGGGATTTTTTCATCTATTTAGGGTGACCCACAAATTtccaatattaaaaaat GGTCACCCAGGAATGCCTGACTGTACTAGTGTATTCATCGAGGCTTTAGTCCTTCCGTGGGATCTCATTTGCACTGTGACCGAAGAAGAGGCAGCTGCTCCCAATTTTGAAGAACATGATACTTCCCAAGAAATACGTCCACATAAGAGATGTAAAACTAATAATGGGCTACAGAGTCAAAGCTTTCTATCTGTGCCACATGAAATTTCTTGCCAGATGACCATCAGATGTGCTAGTAGTCACTGCTTGGTTGCAACAGCAACTCTTTCTAATTTGACGGAGAACAAAAGTGGTAAAATGCATAGTGCTATGCGTGTGCTGTTAGAATTCATACCTGAATGCAGTAACTATTAT GGGTTACAGATTGGCGGTTGCTATTTGATGAAGCATGGCTCTGATGATTCCTTTTGTGTTGGACGGTCTGGCATATCTAACAAtgataaaatcaattttagaCCAGAAACACGTTTATGGAGTCTGGAATTTTCTTTCGACGAAGTTCTCACCCATGATGGATCTATGGATGTACATCCTCTGGTGTCTTCTCAACCATCTTTTGCGGTGGAACAGCAAAATGTTTCTAGTCGACAACCTTGTTCAGATGTTTCGCTTCTTCTCCCTTATGATGCAAAAGGACTCTTTTCAGTATTTCTCAACGACTTGGAAGGGCTTAATAAGCCATTGGCAGCTGGGAAggacaataataatatatcatgCTGTACTCAGTCGGAGACAATAATGCATGCAGAGCCGTCTCGACTACTTCCTTCCAACAGCTTGTTTCCTGAAGGAAATCTTGCTACTTTCAGAGGTGACGTAGTAGCAGTTGACGCTGTTACCTCTTCTGTCGTTGATGTTTCAAGCAGCTATTGCATTAATGTTCTAGTCAATCATCAAATG GTGAAGATATTTGGTCCACTTAGAAGGCATTCATATCTCACTGGATTTGGCTTTGGGACGAATGCAACATTCTACCGGATTCTTGGAACGGG AGAGCAAAACAGCTTTGTGTTGACATCAGCATCGTTTATCAAAATAAACTCTCGAAAGGCATTGGATAGTCCGCCGTTAGAGAAACCGACTCACGGAGCTGCTTTGTGTCTGCCCAAAATTACACCTCAGGAATTCGTACCTTGCATTCTTGCTGGTCCTGCTTGTAATTCGTTCTCAGGAAACGAGGATAATCAGCAAATAAAGTTTGCCTGCAAG CAACAGGTTCTTTCAGTTTATCTTCTGGTTCTCCAAACTAGATCTGATGATCCCTCAGAAAACGAATGTAGGAACAATATTGATATACCACTTGCAGGATTTGTGGTAG ATGACGGATCATCAACTTATCTTTGCTGGACGAGTGGGGAAAGAGCGTTTACAATTCTTAGGCTGCACGAAGAGTTACCTGAAGAAACCATTGATGTGGTACAGTGGACTAGAAGATACAGCAACTGGGGCACCACAGCTTACCATCTTGACCAAATTGTTCGGGTTCACAAGAGAATAGTGATGAAGTGCAATGGATCACAGATTGACGTACTCTTTCAAGACATCACCATTGCTGTTACTTCAGATCAACTTCTCACCAAATCAGAGGATAAGTTCCTCAAGTGGTTGATCCTAAATGCCATTAGCGGCCCCATATGG GAAGTTGCCGCGAGCTCAATGGACATGAAAATGATTGAGCATTTGGAGAGGGAACAGTGTGTGGAGATGGAGACATCAAGATATAATCTGCAGAGTGTTTGGGGTAATGAAGTATGCCAAGTGGATCCGTTGGTCCGAGCTTGGAGCTTACTCCAAGGTTTGCTAAATAGCTGA